In Centropristis striata isolate RG_2023a ecotype Rhode Island chromosome 15, C.striata_1.0, whole genome shotgun sequence, a genomic segment contains:
- the LOC131986774 gene encoding actin-binding LIM protein 3-like isoform X2 has product MNGATNVHFPSGPYGGTGSSAPLAARRTAPIVCERCGEACRGEVVRVKNTHFHLHCFTCQVCGCDLVLSGFFLHSGEFLCTDDFQRLHGTTCDGCQQLITGEVVSALGRTYHTHCFTCSTCRSPFPIGDRVTFIGKKCVCQQCSHTLKSDKPVKVHGPSSCAGCGQQILHGASLLALGSQWHVSCFKCRTCSCTLTGEYISKDGAPYCERDYHTQFGIRCDTCSRYISGRVLEAGGKHYHPSCARCVRCHMMFLEGEEMYLTGSEVWHPECKEAARLERKLRLRRSSETPSPQGSSPLLGSPHHLLYSKVDGDVLDYKQLAALPRVTAVYDLQRPDIIPHQADHTHTHLSEDTHSRRQSLGSLSPYAHDLLDGVELRARRRSSSSAFTDSPSHSRHGGSPLHCYLPGSESGRSSPYYSEATPPAVIHGPKHFHVPASEETSLYRRPPIYQRQDSSSSPSALKTRPNENLLTSNGVYHPASNYYPSSGSPKVSRVRRFSCGGEEDGWNHNINKVIGRLILKEEMKAQRSSRCSSSCSSKEALNNQEYSSLNGSPRSLYSTDSDSYVAKSSSLPGYGRNNLNRPGNAGADYYQYDSSNDVNWQIREYKIYPYEALVVSVRGPQRLPADVDRARLERHLSPDDFLRVFGLNMSAFDRLAPWKKNELKKRVRLF; this is encoded by the exons TCCACTTCCCCTCGGGTCCGTACGGAGGAACCGGCAGCAGCGCGCCGCTCGCCGCCCGCCGGACCGCGCCCATCGTGTGCGAGCGCTGCGGCGAGGCGTGCCGCGGGGAGGTGGTGCGCGTCAAGAACACACACTTCCACCTTCACTGCTTCACCTGccaag tgtgtggcTGTGACCTGGTCCTCTCTGGTTTCTTCCTCCACTCTGGTGAGTTTCTCTGCACCGACGACTTCCAGCGACTCCACGGGACGACGTGTGACggatgtcagcagctgatcactgGAGAGGTGGTGTCAGCCCTGGGACGCACCTACCACACCCACTGCttcacctgctccacctgcag gagtCCGTTCCCTATAGGAGACAGGGTGACCTTCATTgggaagaagtgtgtgtgtcagcagtgcTCACACACTCTGAAAAGCGACAAACCAGTCAAGGTCCACGGACCGAGCt cctgTGCGGGCTGTGGGCAGCAGATCCTCCATGGTGCGTCCCTGTTGGCTCTGGGGTCTCAGTGGCACGTCAGCTGCTTCAAGTGTCGGACCTGCAGCTGCACGCTGACCGGAGAATACATCAGCAA aGACGGAGCTCCGTACTGTGAGAGAGACTACCACACACAGTTTGGGATCAGGTGTGACACCTGCAGCAGGTACATCAGCGGCAGAGTGCTGGag gctgGAGGGAAGCACTACCACCCGAGCTGTGCGCGGTGTGTTCGCTGTCACATGATGTTCCTGGAGGGAGAGGAGATGTAcctgacag gttcgGAGGTGTGGCACCCCGAGTGTAAAGAAGCAGCTCGGCTGGAGAGGAAACTGAGG CTGAGACGAAGCTCTGAGACGCCGTCTCCTCAGGGCTCCTCCCCTCTGCTGGGCTCTCCTCACCACCTCCTCTAT tcTAAAGTGGACGGGGACGTGTTGGACTATAAGCAGCTGGCTGCGTTGCCGCGGGTTACCGCCGTTTATGACCTGCAGCGTCCTGACATCATCCCTCATCAGgccgaccacacacacacacacctgtctgaggacacacacagccgcagacag tCTCTGGGCTCGTTGTCTCCGTACGCTCAT gatCTGTTGGATGGCGTGGAGTTGAGAGCGCGGCGGCGTTCTTCTAGCTCCGCCTTCACCGACTCGCCGTCACACAGCCGTCATGGAGGCTCGCCGCTGCATTGTTACCTGCCCg GCAGTGAGAGTGGGAGGAGTTCACCGTATTACAGCGAGGCCACGCCCCCCGCCGTGATCCACGGCCCCAAGCACTTCCATGTGCCAG cctctGAGGAGACCAGCCTCTACAGGAGACCTCCGATCTATCAGAGACAGG ACTCGTCCTCGTCTCCGTCGGCCCTGAAGACTCGACCCAACGAGAACCTGCTGACCTCCAACGGCGTCTACCACCCCGCCTCCAACTACTATCCATCCAGCGGCTCGCCCAAAG tcTCCAGGGTGAGGAGGTTTTCttgtggaggagaggaggatggaTGGAATCACAACATAAACAAG GTTATCGGCAGGTTGATCCTGAAGGAGGAGATGAAAGctcagaggagcagcaggtgtagttcctcctgcagcagcaaggAGGCGCTCAACAACCAGGAATACAGCTCTCTCAACGGCT ctCCCAGGTCTCTCTACAGTACAGACAGCG ACTCGTACGTGGCCAAGTCGTCGTCTCTGCCCGGCTACGGCAGGAACAACCTGAACAGG CCGGGAAACGCCGGAGCAGATTATTATCAGTACGACAGCAGTAACGACGTCAACTGGCAGATCAGAG AATACAAG atCTACCCGTATGAAGCTCTGGTGGTGTCGGTCAGAGGACCTCAGCGTCTCCCGGCTGACGTGGATCGAGCTCGACTCGAG
- the LOC131986774 gene encoding actin-binding LIM protein 3-like isoform X1, with protein sequence MNGATNVHFPSGPYGGTGSSAPLAARRTAPIVCERCGEACRGEVVRVKNTHFHLHCFTCQVCGCDLVLSGFFLHSGEFLCTDDFQRLHGTTCDGCQQLITGEVVSALGRTYHTHCFTCSTCRSPFPIGDRVTFIGKKCVCQQCSHTLKSDKPVKVHGPSSACAGCGQQILHGASLLALGSQWHVSCFKCRTCSCTLTGEYISKDGAPYCERDYHTQFGIRCDTCSRYISGRVLEAGGKHYHPSCARCVRCHMMFLEGEEMYLTGSEVWHPECKEAARLERKLRLRRSSETPSPQGSSPLLGSPHHLLYSKVDGDVLDYKQLAALPRVTAVYDLQRPDIIPHQADHTHTHLSEDTHSRRQSLGSLSPYAHDLLDGVELRARRRSSSSAFTDSPSHSRHGGSPLHCYLPGSESGRSSPYYSEATPPAVIHGPKHFHVPASEETSLYRRPPIYQRQDSSSSPSALKTRPNENLLTSNGVYHPASNYYPSSGSPKVSRVRRFSCGGEEDGWNHNINKVIGRLILKEEMKAQRSSRCSSSCSSKEALNNQEYSSLNGSPRSLYSTDSDSYVAKSSSLPGYGRNNLNRPGNAGADYYQYDSSNDVNWQIRGQSASPPQTHCY encoded by the exons TCCACTTCCCCTCGGGTCCGTACGGAGGAACCGGCAGCAGCGCGCCGCTCGCCGCCCGCCGGACCGCGCCCATCGTGTGCGAGCGCTGCGGCGAGGCGTGCCGCGGGGAGGTGGTGCGCGTCAAGAACACACACTTCCACCTTCACTGCTTCACCTGccaag tgtgtggcTGTGACCTGGTCCTCTCTGGTTTCTTCCTCCACTCTGGTGAGTTTCTCTGCACCGACGACTTCCAGCGACTCCACGGGACGACGTGTGACggatgtcagcagctgatcactgGAGAGGTGGTGTCAGCCCTGGGACGCACCTACCACACCCACTGCttcacctgctccacctgcag gagtCCGTTCCCTATAGGAGACAGGGTGACCTTCATTgggaagaagtgtgtgtgtcagcagtgcTCACACACTCTGAAAAGCGACAAACCAGTCAAGGTCCACGGACCGAGCt cagcctgTGCGGGCTGTGGGCAGCAGATCCTCCATGGTGCGTCCCTGTTGGCTCTGGGGTCTCAGTGGCACGTCAGCTGCTTCAAGTGTCGGACCTGCAGCTGCACGCTGACCGGAGAATACATCAGCAA aGACGGAGCTCCGTACTGTGAGAGAGACTACCACACACAGTTTGGGATCAGGTGTGACACCTGCAGCAGGTACATCAGCGGCAGAGTGCTGGag gctgGAGGGAAGCACTACCACCCGAGCTGTGCGCGGTGTGTTCGCTGTCACATGATGTTCCTGGAGGGAGAGGAGATGTAcctgacag gttcgGAGGTGTGGCACCCCGAGTGTAAAGAAGCAGCTCGGCTGGAGAGGAAACTGAGG CTGAGACGAAGCTCTGAGACGCCGTCTCCTCAGGGCTCCTCCCCTCTGCTGGGCTCTCCTCACCACCTCCTCTAT tcTAAAGTGGACGGGGACGTGTTGGACTATAAGCAGCTGGCTGCGTTGCCGCGGGTTACCGCCGTTTATGACCTGCAGCGTCCTGACATCATCCCTCATCAGgccgaccacacacacacacacctgtctgaggacacacacagccgcagacag tCTCTGGGCTCGTTGTCTCCGTACGCTCAT gatCTGTTGGATGGCGTGGAGTTGAGAGCGCGGCGGCGTTCTTCTAGCTCCGCCTTCACCGACTCGCCGTCACACAGCCGTCATGGAGGCTCGCCGCTGCATTGTTACCTGCCCg GCAGTGAGAGTGGGAGGAGTTCACCGTATTACAGCGAGGCCACGCCCCCCGCCGTGATCCACGGCCCCAAGCACTTCCATGTGCCAG cctctGAGGAGACCAGCCTCTACAGGAGACCTCCGATCTATCAGAGACAGG ACTCGTCCTCGTCTCCGTCGGCCCTGAAGACTCGACCCAACGAGAACCTGCTGACCTCCAACGGCGTCTACCACCCCGCCTCCAACTACTATCCATCCAGCGGCTCGCCCAAAG tcTCCAGGGTGAGGAGGTTTTCttgtggaggagaggaggatggaTGGAATCACAACATAAACAAG GTTATCGGCAGGTTGATCCTGAAGGAGGAGATGAAAGctcagaggagcagcaggtgtagttcctcctgcagcagcaaggAGGCGCTCAACAACCAGGAATACAGCTCTCTCAACGGCT ctCCCAGGTCTCTCTACAGTACAGACAGCG ACTCGTACGTGGCCAAGTCGTCGTCTCTGCCCGGCTACGGCAGGAACAACCTGAACAGG CCGGGAAACGCCGGAGCAGATTATTATCAGTACGACAGCAGTAACGACGTCAACTGGCAGATCAGAGGTCAGTCAGCCTCACCTCCTCAGACACACTGTTACTAG